In one Carassius auratus strain Wakin unplaced genomic scaffold, ASM336829v1 scaf_tig00016351, whole genome shotgun sequence genomic region, the following are encoded:
- the tfap2b gene encoding transcription factor AP-2-beta isoform X4 encodes MLVHTYSSTDRHDGVQSHSSRLSQLGSVSQGPYSSAPPLSHTPSSDFQPPYFPPPYQPLPYHQSQDPYSHVSDPYSLNALHQSQQHPWGSRQRQDVGTESGGLLPQPRASLPQLSGLDPRRDYSTMRRPDVLLHSTHHGLEAGMGDGLSLHGLGHGMDDVQAVEDANNGMNILDQSVIKKVPVPHKSVTSLMMNKDGLIGGITVNVNEVFCSVPGRLSLLSSTSKYKVTVGEVQRRLSPPECLNASLLGGVLRRAKSKNGGRSLREKLEKIGLNLPAGRRKAANVTLLTSLVEGEAVHLARDFGYICETEFPTKAVSEYLNRQHTDPNELHSRKNMLLATKQLCKEFTDLLAQDRTPLGNSRPTSILEPGIQSCLSHFSFITHGFGSPAICAALTALQNYLTEALKSLDKMFLNNPTPNRHTPADGSKGAGEKEEKHRK; translated from the exons ATGTTAGTGCACACCTATTCCTCCACG GACCGCCATGATGGGGTACAGAGCCACAGTTCCAGACTGTCCCAGCTGGGGTCGGTCTCTCAGGGTCCGTACTCCAGCGCTCCGCCGCTCTCTCACACACCTTCCTCGGACTTCCAACCACCGTACTTTCCGCCGCCGTACCAGCCGCTGCCGTATCACCAGAGTCAGGACCCGTACTCACACGTCAGTGACCCGTACTCCCTGAACGCTCTTCACCAGTCCCAGCAGCACCCGTGGGGCTCCCGTCAGCGGCAGGACGTGGGCACGGAGAGCGGAGGTTTACTGCCGCAGCCTCGAGCCTCTTTACCGCAGCTCTCGGGTCTGGACCCCCGGCGGGACTACTCCACCATGCGCCGACCGGACGTGCTGCTCCACTCCACGCATCACGGGCTCGAGGCGGGGATGGGAGACGGTCTGTCCCTTCATGGCCTGGGGCACGGCATGGATGATGTGCAG GCTGTGGAGGACGCAAACAACGGGATGAACATCCTGGATCAGTCAGTTATTAAAAAAG TTCCAGTTCCACACAAGAGCGTCACTTCTCTGATGATGAACAAAGACGGTCTAATCGGCGGGATCACCGTGAACGTCAACGAGGTCTTCTGCTCGGTTCCAGGCCGCTTGTCGCTTCTTAGCTCCACATCCAAATACAAAGTGACGGTTGGCGAGGTCCAGCGGCGCCTTTCTCCGCCAGAGTGCCTCAACGCCTCTCTGCTGGGCGGGGTCCTACGGAG AGCGAAGTCGAAAAATGGCGGGAGATCACTGAGGGAAAAGCTGGAGAAAATCGGCTTGAATTTGCCCGCGGGGAGACGCAAAGCAGCAAATGTCACTTTACTGACGTCTCTAGTAGAAG GAGAAGCTGTTCATTTGGCTCGCGACTTCGGCTACATTTGTGAAACTGAATTTCCCACAAAGGCCGTGTCTGAATACCTGAACAGACAGCACACAGATCCGAACGAACTGCACTCGCGAAAAAACATGCTGCTCGCCACAAA GCAATTATGTAAGGAGTTCACAGACCTGTTAGCTCAAGATCGCACTCCATTGGGAAACTCTCGGCCTACATCCATCCTGGAGCCAGGAATCCAGAGCTGCCTGTCACACTTTAGCTTCATCACACATGGTTTTGGTTCTCCAGCCATCTGCGCCGCCCTCACAGCTTTGCAGAATTACCTGACTGAAGCCCTTAAAAGCCTCGACAAGATGTTCCTGAACAACCCCACTCCAAACCGACACACACCTGCAGACGGCTCCAAAggagctggagagaaagaggaaaaacacAGGAAATGA
- the tfap2b gene encoding transcription factor AP-2-beta isoform X3 — translation MLVHTYSSTDRHDGVQSHSSRLSQLGSVSQGPYSSAPPLSHTPSSDFQPPYFPPPYQPLPYHQSQDPYSHVSDPYSLNALHQSQQHPWGSRQRQDVGTESGGLLPQPRASLPQLSGLDPRRDYSTMRRPDVLLHSTHHGLEAGMGDGLSLHGLGHGMDDVQAVEDANNGMNILDQSVIKKVFCVSRTVPVPHKSVTSLMMNKDGLIGGITVNVNEVFCSVPGRLSLLSSTSKYKVTVGEVQRRLSPPECLNASLLGGVLRRAKSKNGGRSLREKLEKIGLNLPAGRRKAANVTLLTSLVEGEAVHLARDFGYICETEFPTKAVSEYLNRQHTDPNELHSRKNMLLATKQLCKEFTDLLAQDRTPLGNSRPTSILEPGIQSCLSHFSFITHGFGSPAICAALTALQNYLTEALKSLDKMFLNNPTPNRHTPADGSKGAGEKEEKHRK, via the exons ATGTTAGTGCACACCTATTCCTCCACG GACCGCCATGATGGGGTACAGAGCCACAGTTCCAGACTGTCCCAGCTGGGGTCGGTCTCTCAGGGTCCGTACTCCAGCGCTCCGCCGCTCTCTCACACACCTTCCTCGGACTTCCAACCACCGTACTTTCCGCCGCCGTACCAGCCGCTGCCGTATCACCAGAGTCAGGACCCGTACTCACACGTCAGTGACCCGTACTCCCTGAACGCTCTTCACCAGTCCCAGCAGCACCCGTGGGGCTCCCGTCAGCGGCAGGACGTGGGCACGGAGAGCGGAGGTTTACTGCCGCAGCCTCGAGCCTCTTTACCGCAGCTCTCGGGTCTGGACCCCCGGCGGGACTACTCCACCATGCGCCGACCGGACGTGCTGCTCCACTCCACGCATCACGGGCTCGAGGCGGGGATGGGAGACGGTCTGTCCCTTCATGGCCTGGGGCACGGCATGGATGATGTGCAG GCTGTGGAGGACGCAAACAACGGGATGAACATCCTGGATCAGTCAGTTATTAAAAAAG TTTTCTGTGTCTCTCGCACAGTTCCAGTTCCACACAAGAGCGTCACTTCTCTGATGATGAACAAAGACGGTCTAATCGGCGGGATCACCGTGAACGTCAACGAGGTCTTCTGCTCGGTTCCAGGCCGCTTGTCGCTTCTTAGCTCCACATCCAAATACAAAGTGACGGTTGGCGAGGTCCAGCGGCGCCTTTCTCCGCCAGAGTGCCTCAACGCCTCTCTGCTGGGCGGGGTCCTACGGAG AGCGAAGTCGAAAAATGGCGGGAGATCACTGAGGGAAAAGCTGGAGAAAATCGGCTTGAATTTGCCCGCGGGGAGACGCAAAGCAGCAAATGTCACTTTACTGACGTCTCTAGTAGAAG GAGAAGCTGTTCATTTGGCTCGCGACTTCGGCTACATTTGTGAAACTGAATTTCCCACAAAGGCCGTGTCTGAATACCTGAACAGACAGCACACAGATCCGAACGAACTGCACTCGCGAAAAAACATGCTGCTCGCCACAAA GCAATTATGTAAGGAGTTCACAGACCTGTTAGCTCAAGATCGCACTCCATTGGGAAACTCTCGGCCTACATCCATCCTGGAGCCAGGAATCCAGAGCTGCCTGTCACACTTTAGCTTCATCACACATGGTTTTGGTTCTCCAGCCATCTGCGCCGCCCTCACAGCTTTGCAGAATTACCTGACTGAAGCCCTTAAAAGCCTCGACAAGATGTTCCTGAACAACCCCACTCCAAACCGACACACACCTGCAGACGGCTCCAAAggagctggagagaaagaggaaaaacacAGGAAATGA
- the tfap2b gene encoding transcription factor AP-2-beta isoform X2 — protein MHSLYRDQRANMLWKLVENVKYEDIYEDRHDGVQSHSSRLSQLGSVSQGPYSSAPPLSHTPSSDFQPPYFPPPYQPLPYHQSQDPYSHVSDPYSLNALHQSQQHPWGSRQRQDVGTESGGLLPQPRASLPQLSGLDPRRDYSTMRRPDVLLHSTHHGLEAGMGDGLSLHGLGHGMDDVQAVEDANNGMNILDQSVIKKVPVPHKSVTSLMMNKDGLIGGITVNVNEVFCSVPGRLSLLSSTSKYKVTVGEVQRRLSPPECLNASLLGGVLRRAKSKNGGRSLREKLEKIGLNLPAGRRKAANVTLLTSLVEGEAVHLARDFGYICETEFPTKAVSEYLNRQHTDPNELHSRKNMLLATKQLCKEFTDLLAQDRTPLGNSRPTSILEPGIQSCLSHFSFITHGFGSPAICAALTALQNYLTEALKSLDKMFLNNPTPNRHTPADGSKGAGEKEEKHRK, from the exons ATGCACTCGTTATACAGGGATCAGCGCGCGAACATGCTGTGGAAACTGGTGGAAAATGTCAAGTATGAAGATATATACGAG GACCGCCATGATGGGGTACAGAGCCACAGTTCCAGACTGTCCCAGCTGGGGTCGGTCTCTCAGGGTCCGTACTCCAGCGCTCCGCCGCTCTCTCACACACCTTCCTCGGACTTCCAACCACCGTACTTTCCGCCGCCGTACCAGCCGCTGCCGTATCACCAGAGTCAGGACCCGTACTCACACGTCAGTGACCCGTACTCCCTGAACGCTCTTCACCAGTCCCAGCAGCACCCGTGGGGCTCCCGTCAGCGGCAGGACGTGGGCACGGAGAGCGGAGGTTTACTGCCGCAGCCTCGAGCCTCTTTACCGCAGCTCTCGGGTCTGGACCCCCGGCGGGACTACTCCACCATGCGCCGACCGGACGTGCTGCTCCACTCCACGCATCACGGGCTCGAGGCGGGGATGGGAGACGGTCTGTCCCTTCATGGCCTGGGGCACGGCATGGATGATGTGCAG GCTGTGGAGGACGCAAACAACGGGATGAACATCCTGGATCAGTCAGTTATTAAAAAAG TTCCAGTTCCACACAAGAGCGTCACTTCTCTGATGATGAACAAAGACGGTCTAATCGGCGGGATCACCGTGAACGTCAACGAGGTCTTCTGCTCGGTTCCAGGCCGCTTGTCGCTTCTTAGCTCCACATCCAAATACAAAGTGACGGTTGGCGAGGTCCAGCGGCGCCTTTCTCCGCCAGAGTGCCTCAACGCCTCTCTGCTGGGCGGGGTCCTACGGAG AGCGAAGTCGAAAAATGGCGGGAGATCACTGAGGGAAAAGCTGGAGAAAATCGGCTTGAATTTGCCCGCGGGGAGACGCAAAGCAGCAAATGTCACTTTACTGACGTCTCTAGTAGAAG GAGAAGCTGTTCATTTGGCTCGCGACTTCGGCTACATTTGTGAAACTGAATTTCCCACAAAGGCCGTGTCTGAATACCTGAACAGACAGCACACAGATCCGAACGAACTGCACTCGCGAAAAAACATGCTGCTCGCCACAAA GCAATTATGTAAGGAGTTCACAGACCTGTTAGCTCAAGATCGCACTCCATTGGGAAACTCTCGGCCTACATCCATCCTGGAGCCAGGAATCCAGAGCTGCCTGTCACACTTTAGCTTCATCACACATGGTTTTGGTTCTCCAGCCATCTGCGCCGCCCTCACAGCTTTGCAGAATTACCTGACTGAAGCCCTTAAAAGCCTCGACAAGATGTTCCTGAACAACCCCACTCCAAACCGACACACACCTGCAGACGGCTCCAAAggagctggagagaaagaggaaaaacacAGGAAATGA
- the tfap2b gene encoding transcription factor AP-2-beta isoform X1 — protein MHSLYRDQRANMLWKLVENVKYEDIYEDRHDGVQSHSSRLSQLGSVSQGPYSSAPPLSHTPSSDFQPPYFPPPYQPLPYHQSQDPYSHVSDPYSLNALHQSQQHPWGSRQRQDVGTESGGLLPQPRASLPQLSGLDPRRDYSTMRRPDVLLHSTHHGLEAGMGDGLSLHGLGHGMDDVQAVEDANNGMNILDQSVIKKVFCVSRTVPVPHKSVTSLMMNKDGLIGGITVNVNEVFCSVPGRLSLLSSTSKYKVTVGEVQRRLSPPECLNASLLGGVLRRAKSKNGGRSLREKLEKIGLNLPAGRRKAANVTLLTSLVEGEAVHLARDFGYICETEFPTKAVSEYLNRQHTDPNELHSRKNMLLATKQLCKEFTDLLAQDRTPLGNSRPTSILEPGIQSCLSHFSFITHGFGSPAICAALTALQNYLTEALKSLDKMFLNNPTPNRHTPADGSKGAGEKEEKHRK, from the exons ATGCACTCGTTATACAGGGATCAGCGCGCGAACATGCTGTGGAAACTGGTGGAAAATGTCAAGTATGAAGATATATACGAG GACCGCCATGATGGGGTACAGAGCCACAGTTCCAGACTGTCCCAGCTGGGGTCGGTCTCTCAGGGTCCGTACTCCAGCGCTCCGCCGCTCTCTCACACACCTTCCTCGGACTTCCAACCACCGTACTTTCCGCCGCCGTACCAGCCGCTGCCGTATCACCAGAGTCAGGACCCGTACTCACACGTCAGTGACCCGTACTCCCTGAACGCTCTTCACCAGTCCCAGCAGCACCCGTGGGGCTCCCGTCAGCGGCAGGACGTGGGCACGGAGAGCGGAGGTTTACTGCCGCAGCCTCGAGCCTCTTTACCGCAGCTCTCGGGTCTGGACCCCCGGCGGGACTACTCCACCATGCGCCGACCGGACGTGCTGCTCCACTCCACGCATCACGGGCTCGAGGCGGGGATGGGAGACGGTCTGTCCCTTCATGGCCTGGGGCACGGCATGGATGATGTGCAG GCTGTGGAGGACGCAAACAACGGGATGAACATCCTGGATCAGTCAGTTATTAAAAAAG TTTTCTGTGTCTCTCGCACAGTTCCAGTTCCACACAAGAGCGTCACTTCTCTGATGATGAACAAAGACGGTCTAATCGGCGGGATCACCGTGAACGTCAACGAGGTCTTCTGCTCGGTTCCAGGCCGCTTGTCGCTTCTTAGCTCCACATCCAAATACAAAGTGACGGTTGGCGAGGTCCAGCGGCGCCTTTCTCCGCCAGAGTGCCTCAACGCCTCTCTGCTGGGCGGGGTCCTACGGAG AGCGAAGTCGAAAAATGGCGGGAGATCACTGAGGGAAAAGCTGGAGAAAATCGGCTTGAATTTGCCCGCGGGGAGACGCAAAGCAGCAAATGTCACTTTACTGACGTCTCTAGTAGAAG GAGAAGCTGTTCATTTGGCTCGCGACTTCGGCTACATTTGTGAAACTGAATTTCCCACAAAGGCCGTGTCTGAATACCTGAACAGACAGCACACAGATCCGAACGAACTGCACTCGCGAAAAAACATGCTGCTCGCCACAAA GCAATTATGTAAGGAGTTCACAGACCTGTTAGCTCAAGATCGCACTCCATTGGGAAACTCTCGGCCTACATCCATCCTGGAGCCAGGAATCCAGAGCTGCCTGTCACACTTTAGCTTCATCACACATGGTTTTGGTTCTCCAGCCATCTGCGCCGCCCTCACAGCTTTGCAGAATTACCTGACTGAAGCCCTTAAAAGCCTCGACAAGATGTTCCTGAACAACCCCACTCCAAACCGACACACACCTGCAGACGGCTCCAAAggagctggagagaaagaggaaaaacacAGGAAATGA